The following coding sequences are from one Gimesia chilikensis window:
- a CDS encoding NADP-dependent oxidoreductase, translated as MRSRRFQLTAYPAGEPTLDNFELVETELGDPGENEFLVRNEWLSVDPYMRGRMREGESYVEPFQIGAPLEGACVGKVITSKHAEYAAGDYVLGNQGWRDTWISDGTGVTKVDPQAAPLSAYLSIMGMTGMTAYVGTLKIGGLQPGDRVFVSAASGAVGSIVCQIAKIKGCYVVGSAGSQAKIDWLKDKAGIDAAFNYSEVDDVSAALREHAPEGIDLYYDNVGGDHLQAALDNMNDYGRIVCCGMISTYNDKTPQPGPANLFKIITKRLRMQGFLVFDHTDMQAEFQHQMGDWVKAGKVHWEETVTTGLENTPAAFLDLFQGNKMGKAVVQVNP; from the coding sequence ATGCGCTCACGTCGTTTCCAGTTAACTGCCTATCCCGCAGGAGAACCCACACTCGACAATTTCGAACTCGTGGAAACCGAGCTCGGCGATCCCGGTGAGAATGAATTCCTCGTGCGCAACGAATGGCTCTCCGTCGATCCGTATATGCGGGGACGCATGCGGGAAGGGGAAAGCTACGTCGAACCGTTTCAGATCGGGGCGCCGCTGGAAGGGGCCTGTGTCGGGAAAGTCATCACCTCAAAGCATGCGGAGTATGCCGCAGGCGATTATGTGTTAGGCAACCAGGGCTGGCGGGATACCTGGATTTCCGACGGCACAGGCGTGACGAAAGTCGATCCCCAGGCGGCGCCATTGTCGGCTTATCTGAGTATCATGGGCATGACAGGCATGACTGCCTATGTGGGGACACTGAAGATCGGCGGACTTCAGCCGGGGGATCGCGTGTTTGTCTCTGCCGCCTCCGGTGCCGTCGGTTCGATCGTTTGTCAGATCGCGAAAATCAAGGGCTGTTATGTCGTGGGAAGTGCCGGTTCACAAGCCAAGATCGATTGGCTCAAAGACAAAGCCGGCATCGACGCCGCCTTTAATTACAGCGAGGTCGACGATGTTTCCGCAGCCTTGCGGGAACACGCGCCAGAAGGCATCGATCTCTATTACGACAATGTGGGCGGCGATCACCTGCAGGCAGCCCTGGATAATATGAATGACTACGGTCGGATTGTCTGTTGCGGGATGATCTCAACCTATAACGACAAAACACCACAGCCCGGACCGGCGAACCTGTTTAAAATCATTACCAAACGGCTTCGCATGCAGGGATTTCTCGTATTTGATCACACTGACATGCAGGCCGAATTCCAGCATCAGATGGGAGATTGGGTCAAAGCCGGCAAAGTTCACTGGGAAGAGACCGTCACCACAGGACTCGAAAACACCCCCGCCGCGTTTCTCGATCTGTTTCAGGGGAACAAAATGGGAAAAGCCGTTGTGCAGGTGAATCCATGA
- a CDS encoding SDR family oxidoreductase, translated as MTRQQPTPTFPAQGLEKPGIEENMDPSPHFEAPDYRAAGKLAGKVALITGGDSGIGRAVATLFAREGASVALTYLEEEQQDAEETRRFIVEQIEHDDKPAGVLLICGDVSDPSFCRTAVELALEEFGHLDILVNNAAFQQHQSSIDDVTETQWDHTFKTNIYGYFHMSQAALKHLQPGASIINTGSITGLEGSGGLLDYSATKGAIHAFTKSLAQNLVDREIRVNCVAPGPVWTPLNPAERSDEEIKDFGSGTPYGRPAQPEEIAPAYVYFASNADSSYVTGEVLTLLGGATRAG; from the coding sequence ATGACTCGCCAGCAACCGACTCCCACATTTCCCGCTCAGGGGCTTGAGAAACCTGGGATTGAAGAAAATATGGATCCGTCGCCTCACTTTGAAGCCCCCGATTATCGAGCGGCAGGTAAGTTAGCGGGGAAGGTGGCCCTGATTACCGGCGGCGATTCGGGCATTGGACGCGCCGTCGCCACCCTGTTCGCCCGGGAAGGTGCTTCCGTGGCACTGACCTACCTGGAAGAAGAACAACAGGATGCCGAAGAGACGCGCCGCTTCATTGTGGAGCAGATCGAACACGATGATAAGCCCGCTGGTGTGCTGCTGATTTGCGGAGATGTTTCCGATCCGTCATTTTGTCGTACCGCGGTCGAGTTGGCCCTGGAAGAATTCGGCCATCTGGATATCCTCGTCAACAATGCCGCGTTTCAACAGCACCAGTCATCCATTGATGATGTGACAGAAACGCAATGGGATCATACATTCAAAACCAACATTTATGGCTATTTCCATATGTCCCAGGCAGCCCTGAAGCATCTGCAGCCGGGGGCCAGTATTATTAATACCGGCTCAATTACCGGTCTGGAGGGGAGTGGCGGTCTGCTGGATTACTCCGCCACCAAAGGCGCCATCCACGCGTTTACCAAATCACTGGCTCAAAATCTGGTGGACCGGGAGATTCGCGTTAATTGTGTCGCTCCAGGACCTGTCTGGACACCGCTCAATCCCGCAGAACGTTCTGACGAAGAAATCAAAGACTTTGGAAGTGGTACTCCCTATGGCAGGCCCGCGCAGCCGGAAGAGATTGCCCCGGCGTATGTCTACTTTGCCTCGAATGCCGATTCCAGTTATGTCACAGGAGAAGTCCTGACACTGCTGGGAGGTGCCACCAGGGCCGGCTGA